In Cydia amplana chromosome 2, ilCydAmpl1.1, whole genome shotgun sequence, the following proteins share a genomic window:
- the LOC134657774 gene encoding cadherin-89D isoform X2: MCARALLVICAAALLQRTNCCNFYPVGEYLKFVRIPENLQVGDEVLKVEVHPRKNLSLQPVDREEDAAFFTYRDVNRTHVAVVLAQPVDALVDSDSPQNVVKFRLGCDYDAGDDLISAYLSVTVYIEDVNDNSPKFLDTPYHVTVDELTPIGLTIFKGIHAFDRDKPNTPNSDVQYTISAGDEAGHFGLESSHKPALVLRRPLDYDAGDKEFNIVITASDRGSPARSTNATVHVTIQDNDDLPPKFTQDVYKTQIPEFYPFFDKRIHRELIFDDPIRAFDQDLGVKAPVRYDLVSGNERKLFSLNIINGTLFLDKEIDLDAETGLSGNTFVVQIQAAQVDNPLKTAQARVEVEVLDLNDNLPEFEVDFYNISIVENLPNGFSVLQVMATDKDQGDNGEFTYQLNDPEGAFVIDPRTGWLTVRNQTVLDREKHSSLKMKVYAKEKNPSVVGTFLDKQRLSKYRRIPTTPRSVYRDKTTYIFPDKIGTKNENIEYIEDLHQLMSYVTVEVTLLDANDNNPVFVPSNLYEFVIKSNSKVGTYIGKVKAVDPDLGRNGMIFFDLQRTSNLTITSPFQVDAQTGVISLAETPVTEGRHALFIEASDQPANPSERRYSLAVVTIDVIKSRTKHDKPGFIGAPYEFWVGSNVGIGTSVGQIRINEAMEKSDVSYDLLHGYEDGVPFAVEESSGVITVIEELSRFNRPMYDFEAVATQESANVTITTNATVHVVDVHDERGVLLKGANSPLVFHVKENVVGATIGQIFPVNISNFPVNVTGNIHFIIANHQDITDDIAIGQDGTIYAQKPLDREKREVYRMTVIAEFNKGMISGAGIYQVTIHVTDENDNPPIFDSLVYEGFITENAKKGTEVKMTDKIKASDADAGLNAQFMYTLFGDGHELFDVDENSGVVSFVGNKLDREEKSVYLLKIVARDKGSLSSEAKLTITVMDENDCEPKYNHITIPIGENIDLLEVDEKTKIKIYHEKKNELSGVIINIEAKPRNKFAFINTVGPMFSVPENVAIGSTILKVNAVDMDSGVNGQLRYEFISEVFMPPYAISSNAMNVKRYFVINERHGHIIVARSLPPESEFRLNISAIDGGGLSDHIAIRFFIKDVNDHFPMFKKSWYSFNVEEAQYTRRILGKIDATDADFGQNANLTYYIEPSSKDLPFEIAPLSGVFSVNGELDREREDKFILTVVARDNGPEKKLSSSVSVEVQVLDVNDNAPKFFAYDDLLEWKHPEAGELTNHNFESVMMIPVYKATLEENTPIGSTVARVYANDSDFIGNGNGLILYSLPQRKNKLNLFAIDSKEGIITTTGRLDYESQSVHNVTIIASDLGSPSLSSTAILMLTVTDVPDDVEVSNKPVFISRYYELEIEENTRTPVELLTLNLTEYYENFKMKYFILNENDSDVKRTFVIDPRNGTLYLVKSPDREVRDVYEIIIRAERQKISRELPHMIYPVSDDVLEGMSKFDVKVILRIKDVNDNAPKFINGGRPMVTAIPTTAAFGYQVIQLQATDADLGANADIRYQILNEQSQRFAIDPETGRVRAVAAFARDAGRVFGFDVKATDKKGADDGKSAIANVFVYVLDDNKQLLLVLGAKPMEVEKEIENITRILTAMTSYDVRIRRLETNNRVAMDGYATDMFIYAIDPMSNTIIDMDVLQKSLLKRGPELRQNLAGFKILEVGDASMAQPRGARLLGTMEISAVALGCIVFAATLTTTIAIKCLRSRRNRHKPYSQQRLNAYSTEHLTKYGGLFPSGGNQCQELHQSISEADSYIDVINHNVTKKICPHGNTVEEFGKAHQKCIKNQFSEHTSDFNQKHEKLCIKYNQRPLQKRKGHDNSITSVNSSGQDSGIAEAVRCPCGQSSVHTSEESSGCSYEDSLKSNHNLERKPYHRDLRPESDQRFPRRASFGHQPFQQRRTNYGRQSFSENMQRHYPPFERLSANSRITRQISSPNVSNLPQSYFMNKSFKRKEALNEPMIDYDQSDDDVFDTRIDRRQSKAKRGKFMELGGQAAVFVATPAAAEIIRRQGSERLMFARPL; this comes from the exons AAAGAACCTCAGCCTGCAGCCCGTAGACCGGGAGGAGGACGCCGCATTTTTCACCTACCGCGACGTGAACCGGACGCACGTGGCGGTGGTGCTCGCACAGCCGGTCGACGCGCTGGTCGACAGCGACTCGCCGCAGAACGTGGTCAAGTTCCGGCTCGGATGCGACTACGACGCGGGAGACGACTTA ATATCCGCATACTTGTCAGTGACGGTGTACATCGAAGATGTCAACGACAATTCACCAAAGTTCCTGGACACGCCATACCATGTTACTGTTGATGAACTAACACCTATTG GCCTCACAATCTTCAAAGGCATCCACGCGTTCGACCGCGACAAGCCGAACACTCCCAACTCGGACGTGCAGTACACGATCAGCGCCGGCGACGAGGCCGGCCACTTCGGTCTCGAGAGCTCCCATAAACCTGCCCTCGTGTTGCGGAGGCCTCTGGATTATGATGCTGGTGACAAGGAATTCAACATAGTAATCACTGCATCG GACCGCGGTTCTCCAGCCCGAAGCACAAATGCGACGGTTCACGTTACAATCCAAGATAACGATGACTTGCCGCCTAAATTCACTCAAGATGTCTATAAAACTCAAATACCAGAGTTTTATCCTTTCTTT GATAAACGCATACACAGGGAACTGATCTTCGACGATCCGATTCGTGCGTTTGATCAAGATCTCGGTGTTAAGGCACCGGTTCGCTACGATTTAGTCTCCGGGAACGAAAGAAAGCTGTTTTCACTAAACATCATCAACGGAACACTATTCCTTGACAAAGAAATTGATTTGGATGCTGAAACTGGATTATCAG GAAATACGTTCGTGGTGCAAATCCAAGCTGCCCAAGTAGATAATCCGCTCAAAACTGCCCAAGCGAGAGTAGAAGTAGAAGTACTTGACTTGAACGATAACCTACCGGAGTTCGAAGTCGACTTCTATAATATAAGCATCGTGGAAAATCTTCCTAACG GGTTCAGTGTACTTCAAGTAATGGCAACAGATAAAGATCAGGGAGATAACGGAGAATTTACATATCAGCTTAACGATCCTGAAGGGGCGTTTGTTATCGACCCCCGAACTGGGTGGCTAACTGTTCGAAATCAG ACTGTTCTAGATAGAGAAAAACATTCATCGTTAAAAATGAAGGTATACGCTAAAGAAAAGAATCCAAGTGTAGTGGGGACATTTTTAGATAAACAAAGATTATCAAAATACAGACGAATCCCAACTACACCTCGATCAGTCTATAGAGATAAAACAACATATATATTCCCCGATAAAATTGGTACAAAAAATGAAAACATTGAATATATTGAAGACCTACATCAATTAATGTCATATGTTACGGTCGAAGTAACTTTGTTAGATGCAAACGATAATAATCCTGTTTTTGTGCCTAGCAATTTATACGAATTTGTGATAAAGTCTAATTCTAAAGTTGGGACATACATTGGAAAAGTAAAAGCAGTTGATCCGGATTTGGGACGAAATGGAATGATTTTCTTTGACCTCCAGAGAACTAGTAATTTAACAATAACATCACCATTTCAAGTAGATGCGCAAACAGGTGTAATTAGTTTAGCCGAAACACCGGTCACTGAAGGCAGGCATGCTTTATTTATTGAAGCTTCGGATCAGCCAGCTAACCCCAGTGAAAGAAGATATTCATTAGCTGTTGTTACAATCGACGTTATAAAGTCAA GAACAAAACACGACAAACCAGGATTTATAGGAGCTCCATATGAATTTTGGGTTGGTTCTAATGTTGGCATTGGCACTAGTGTAGGACAAATACGCATAAATGAAGCGATGGAAAAAAGTGATGTTTCTTATGACTTACTTCATGGATATGAAGATGGAG TACCTTTTGCAGTAGAAGAAAGTTCGGGCGTAATAACAGTAATTGAAGAACTCTCAAGGTTTAATCGACCAATGTATGATTTCGAAGCCGTAGCAACACAAGAAAGTGCTAATGTAACGATTACCACAAATGCAACAGTTCATGTGGTTGATGTTCACGACGAAAGAGGAGTATTACTAAA ggGCGCTAATTCTCCGCTTGTGTTTCATGTCAAGGAAAATGTTGTTGGAGCTACAATTGGACAAATATTTCCTGTAAATATAAGCAATTTCCCCGTCAACGTAACAGGCAATATTCATTTCATTATAGCTAACCACCAAGACATTACCGATGATATCGCTATAG GTCAAGACGGGACCATATACGCTCAAAAACCACTCGATAGAGAAAAAAGAGAGGTATATAGAATGACTGTAATTGCAGAATTTAATAAGGGTATGATATCTGGGGCTGGCATTTATCAAGTCACTATACACGTAACTGATGAAAACGACAACCCGCCAATATTTGATTCTCTTGTTTATGAAGGATTTATAACTGAAAACGCCAAAAAGGGCACAGAAGTTAAAATGACCGACAAAATTAAAGCAAGTGACGCAGATGCAGGATTGAATGCTCAATTTATGTATACACTATTTGGAGATGGGCATGAATTGTTTGACGTTGATGAAAATAGTGGCGTTGTATCGTTTGTTGGAAATAAACTAGACAGAGAAGAAAAGAGTGTGTATCTTCTAAAAATTGTAGCAAGGGATAAAGGAAGTTTAAGTTCTGAAGCTAAATTAACTATAACAGTTATGGATGAAAATGATTGTGAACCAAAATACAATCACATTACAATACCTATAGGGGAGAACATTGACTTGCTTGAAGTCGATGAAAagacaaaaattaaaatatatcatGAAAAAAAGAATGAACTCAGCGGAGTAATTATTAACATTGAGGCTAAACCAAGAAATAAGTTTGCATTTATTAATACAGTTGGCCCTATGTTCTCTGTTCCAGAAAACGTTGCCATCGGTTCCACAATTCTGAAAGTTAATGCTGTAGATATGGATAGTGGAGTTAATGGACAATTAAGATATGAGTTTATTTCAGAAGTTTTTATGCCTCCGTATGCCATATCATCTAATGCTATGAACGTAAAACGATACTTTGTGATCAATGAAAGGCATGGCCATATTATAGTTGCAAGATCACTACCACCAGAATCTGAATTCAGGTTAAACATATCAGCTATCGATGGTGGCGGTTTAAGCGATCACATTGCAATACGGTTTTTCATTAAAGATGTTAACGATCATTTCCCAATGTTCAAAAAATCATGGTACAGTTTCAATGTTGAAGAAGCACAATACACAAGGAGAATATTAGGAAAAATTGATGCAACAGATGCAGACTTTGGTCAAAATGCAAATTTAACATATTATATCGAACCGTCGAGTAAAGATTTGCCCTTTGAAATTGCTCCCCTTAGCGGTGTTTTTAGTGTTAATGGAGAACTTGACAGGGAACGAGAAGATAAATTTATATTAACTGTGGTAGCAAGAGATAATGGCCCAGAAAAaaaactgtcatcatctgtaagTGTTGAAGTTCAAGTGTTAGATGTAAATGATAATGCACCAAAGTTTTTTGCGTACGATGATTTGCTAGAGTGGAAACACCCAGAGGCTGGGGAATTGACAAATCATAACTTTGAATCCGTAATGATGATACCCGTATACAAAGCGACATTAGAAGAAAACACTCCGATAGGATCTACAGTTGCAAGAGTATATGCAAACGACTCAGATTTCATTGGAAATGGGAACGGTTTAATCCTATACAGTCTACCTCAGcgaaaaaataaattgaatctTTTTGCTATAGATTCAAAGGAAGGAATTATTACTACAACAGGCAGGCTCGATTATGAAAGTCAATCAGTACATAATGTCACGATAATAGCATCTGATTTAGGCTCGCCTAGTTTAAGCTCAACAGCTATTTTAATGCTCACTGTAACAGATGTCCCTGATGATGTAGAAGTATCCAATAAACCAGTCTTCATTTCACGTTACTATGAACTGGAAATAGAAGAAAATACTAGAACTCCAGTAGAACTGCTTACTCTTAATCTAACAGAGTATTACGAGAATTTTAAGATGAAATACTTTATTCTTAATGAGAATGATTCAGATGTTAAAAGAACTTTTGTAATAGATCCAAGAAATGGCACTTTATATTTAGTGAAAAGTCCGGATCGTGAAGTAAGAGATGTTTATGAGATCATAATCAGAGCTGAAAGACAAAAGATAAGCAGGGAGCTGCCTCATATGATATATCCCGTATCAGATGACGTATTGGAAGGGATGAGTAAATTCgatgttaaagtaattttaagaATTAAAGATGTAAATGACAATGCTCCGAAGTTTATTAATGGAGGCCGACCAATGGTGACTGCGATACCTACAACAGCAGCATTTGGTTATCAAGTTATACAGTTACAG GCAACAGATGCTGATCTTGGGGCCAATGCCGACATTCGCTACCAGATACTTAACGAGCAATCGCAGCGGTTTGCTATTGATCCAGAAACAGGTCGCGTACGTGCGGTGGCTGCATTTGCACGAGATGCAGGGAGGGTCTTTGGATTTGATGTTAAGGCCACTGATAAGAAGGGCGCTGATGATGGAAAATCTGCCATTGCTAATGTTTTC GTGTATGTGCTTGATGACAACAAACAACTGCTACTTGTGCTCGGTGCTAAGCCAATGGAAGTTGAAaaagaaatagaaaatataacTAGGATTTTGACAGCTATGACTAGTTATGACGTAAGAATCAGGCGTCTGGAAACTAATAATAGAGTCGCTATGGATGGATACGC CACTGATATGTTCATTTATGCTATTGACCCAATGTCAAATACAATTATTGATATGGACGTCCTCCaaaa ATCACTATTAAAAAGAGGTCCGGAATTGCGGCAGAACCTTGCTGGTTTTAAAATACTCGAAGTGGGAGATGCCTCCATGGCACAGCCAAGAGGCGCCAGGCTACTTGGAACTATGGAAATAAGCGCAGTAGCACTAGGTTGCATTGTTTTTGCGGCAACCCTTACGACAACGATTGCTATAAAATGTTTAAGAAGTAGAAG AAATCGTCACAAACCATATTCCCAGCAACGTCTTAACGCTTACTCCACTGAGCACTTAACTAAATACGGAGGTCTCTTTCCATCTGGAGGAAACCAGTGTCAGGAACTTCACCAATCAATCAGCGAGGCAGACTCGTATATAGACGTCATCAATCACAACGTTACTAAAAAGATATGCCCCCACGGAAACACTGTAGAAGAATTTGGAAAAGCCCaccaaaaatgtataaaaaatcaaTTTAGCGAGCATACTTCGGATTTTAATCAAAAACACGAGAAACTCTGTATCAAGTACAACCAACGACCGCTCCAAAAAAG GAAAGGTCATGACAACTCGATAACATCAGTGAATTCTAGTGGACAGGACTCTGGGATCGCCGAAGCTGTACGATGTCCATGTGGTCAATCCAGTGTGCACACATCGGAGGAAAGCAGTGG GTGCAGTTACGAAGACTCCTTAAAATCCAACCATAACCTAGAGCGAAAACCTTACCATCGGGACTTGAGGCCAGAATCTGATCAAAGATTCCCTCGTCGGGCATCTTTTGGCCACCAGCCCTTTCAACAACGAAGAACAAATTATGGACGACAGTCATTTTCAGAAAACATGCAAAGACACTATCCACCGTTTGAGCGATTGTCTGCAAACAGCAGAATAACCAGGCAGATATCGTCGCCCAACGTGTCTAATCTCCCTCAgtcatattttatgaataaaagttTCAAAAGAAAAGAAGCTTTAAATGAACCAATGATAGATTATGATCAAAGTGATGATGACGTGTTCGATACGAGAATTGACAGAAGACAGAGTAAGGCTAAAAGGGGGAAATTTATGGAATTGGGGGGACAAGCTGCAGTTTTTGTGGCAACGCCAGCTGCGGCGGAGATCATTAGAAGGCAGGGCAGTGAAAGATTAATGTTTGCTAGGCCTTTATAG